One segment of Macrotis lagotis isolate mMagLag1 chromosome 1, bilby.v1.9.chrom.fasta, whole genome shotgun sequence DNA contains the following:
- the GM2A gene encoding ganglioside GM2 activator, with amino-acid sequence MKSLALGVLLLCLSLLWPTPAEGGSSGFHKVSNFSWENCDDGHDPVVITSLEVEPVPITIPGKVTIAMETKTSVPLTSPLKAVVTLEKEMTPGFWLQIPCIKKIGSCTYKDICETIDSFIPPGTPCPEPLHTYGLPCHCPFKKGTYSLPKSGFQVPAIQLPPSLSSGNYRAQTILSQGHTHLGCFKINVSLAEK; translated from the exons ATGAAGTCCCTGGCTCTAGGTGTGCTCTTATTGTGCCTGTCTCTGCTGTGGCCTACTCCCGCCGAAGGGGGGTCGTCCGGCTTCCACAAG GTCAGTAATTTTTCATGGGAAAACTGTGATGATGGGCATGACCCAGTAGTGATCACCAGCCTGGAGGTAGAACCAGTTCCTATCACCATCCCTGGAAAAGTAACCATTGCCATGGAGACAAAGACCAGTGTTCCTCTCACTTCTCCATTGAAG gcagtggtaactttggagaaagaaatgactccTGGGTTTTGGTTGCAAATCCCTTGTATTAAAAAGATTGGAAGCTGCACCTACAAAGATATATGTGAGACCATTGACTCCTTCATTCCACCTGGGACACCCTGCCCTGAGCCTCTCCATACCTATGGCCTGCCCTGTCACTGTCCCTTTAAGAAG GGTACCTACTCCTTGCCCAAGAGCGGTTTCCAAGTACCTGCCATACAGCTTCCACCTTCTCTCAGCAGTGGCAACTACCGTGCTCAGACCATCCTAAGCCAGGGCCATACACATCTGGGTTGTTTCAAAATCAATGTCTCTCTTGCAGAGAAATAA